ACGGTTTGACGTCCTACGGTGGACATAAGCACCTCGATGCCGCAGTTTAGCACGCTGCCTGCCCTTGATGAATTTCTCCTGCCGCCAACCGCTTTACTGGGCGCTGACGAGGTCGGGCCTGAGCGCCTTGGCCTCCCTCAGGTAGACGTGCTGCATCTCGGCTTGCGCCCTGGGGGTGTTCACCTGCATCATCACCCGGACGGCCCGCTCGAGGCGGCCCGGCACCGGAATCTCCTGGTTGCAAAGGAGCGGCACCAGGTTCATGCCGAGTTGCCGCGCGGCCTCGGCGGGAAAGGTGCTCTTTAAGTCCGGGGTGGTGGTAAAGAAGATACCGGCGATGGGCTCGAAGTCGTCGATGCCGTTGGCCGTGAGCATCTCCGAGAGGAGTTCCCTGGTCGCCTCGAGAATCAGTCCGGGTTCGTCCCGCTCTACCGTCGTCGCGCCGCGAATACCCCGTAGCCAGTGGGTCATGCCCGAGTCTAGCAGATGCTCGAGGCGGTGGTCGGAGAGCATCTCGGCCTGCACCTCCGCCTCGACGTTCAGCTTCCCCTGCCGCTCATCGAGCTGCACCCCAACGCTAGGAAAACAATTCTATTGAACTGTGGTTAATATTCTCCACTTTTAGCCTTTCAAGCACTAGAACTTGACGTAAATACTAGCTGAGCAGTATATTGACCTATGATGCTCAACATCGACAAGCAGAGTCCGCTGGCTATCGGGGAGCAGATCACCGGTCAACTCCGCGTCTTGATCATCTGTGGGGTGCTCGAGCCCGGCCAGGCACTCCCCACGGTGAAGGAGCTCGCGGCGCAGGTGTCGGTCAATGCCAACACCGTCGCCGC
The DNA window shown above is from Deinococcota bacterium and carries:
- the aroH gene encoding chorismate mutase, encoding MTHWLRGIRGATTVERDEPGLILEATRELLSEMLTANGIDDFEPIAGIFFTTTPDLKSTFPAEAARQLGMNLVPLLCNQEIPVPGRLERAVRVMMQVNTPRAQAEMQHVYLREAKALRPDLVSAQ